ACCGCGCCTTGGCTGAAACTATTTGCGATGCAGTGGGACAAGCAATATGGGTTTCAGAAGAAAAACTAATGGATGCTGTGACCGCTGTTTCTGGTAGCGGCCCCGCTTATGTCTTTGCCTTCTTGGAAGCCATGCAATCTGCCGGAGAGAAGCTTGGACTTGATGCCCAGACTGCACGCAAACTAGCGTATGCAACCCTAGAAGGCGCCACACAGCTAGCCCATAACTCTGATGAGCATGCAGGCGTTCTACGAGAAAGAGTGACCTCTAAGGGTGGCACAGCAGCAGCAGCTTTGGATGTGATGAAGCAGCAAGGTTGGCATGAGATTTTGGAGAAAGCGATTGATGCGGCTAATCAACACGGTAAAGCCATGGGTGACGAGCTCGGAAAGAGCTAATTCAGACTTAAACCCAAAACAATTCCAAGAAACAAAAAACCGCCTAACCAGTTATTGTGGCGAAAAGCCTTGAAGCAATCTTCTCTATTGCGAGTAGATACCAGTTTTAAGTGATAGATTGCGCAAGCCAATGCCGCAAACCAGCCGACTAGAAAATAATTACTGAGATTAGCTAATTGCGCCACCCATAGCTGGCTCAGAAAATGCATCCCGTAGCTGATTGCGATTGCAATTACATCAAACTCACCAAAAGTGATAGCAGAGGTTCTGAGCCCCAAACGCAAGTCATCATCTCGATCGACCATTGCGTAAGCAGTGTCGTAGGCGATCGCCCAAAATATATTGCCAATAAATAAGAACCAAGCCTCTAAGGGAATGAAATCCAGAATTGCCGCATAGGCCATAGGAATACCAAAGCCGAAGGCAATTCCTAAAATGGCTTGAGGCATTGCAAAGAAACGTTTGGTAAAGGGGTAAACAAAAGCAACCAATAGAGCAAGTACTGACAATTGCTTTGTAAATGGATTTAGGGGTTGAATCAAGAGAAAGGCAATCAATGCTAATGCGCTAGCTACTGCAACAGCTTCTTTGCCAGAGATTTTCCCGCTAGTAACTGGGCGGCCTTGCGTTCTCTTTACATGACGATCAAAGTCGCGGTCCGCATAGTCGTTCATCGCACAACCAGCGCTACGCATAAGGAACGTGCCCGCCACAAAGATAGCCAAGATGGATAAGTCAGGTACACCGCTGCTTGCCAACCAAAGAGCCCAGAGAGTGGGCCACAACAGCAATAAGGTCCCAATAGGCTTATCCAGCCTGATTAAATATTCATAGGAAATTAAACGCTCTTGTAAATTCATATAGAAATTATCAAGCCTTTAGAAATTCTGCGCGAGATCCAAGCCAATGCTCTAAATGGCGCTCAACCAAATCGCCATGATCTAGGAGTAAACGATCCGCCGCCTGCTGAGCCAACTCAATTAACCAGGCATCCCGCTGCAAATCCACAAAGCGCAACATGGCATCACCGGACTGCTTTGCACCCAAAAGCTCTCCTGAACCACGAAGCGAGAGATCACGCTCAGCAATCACAAACCCATCCGATGTCTCGCGCAATGTTTGTAAGCGCTCCTTAGCCGCCATAGAAAGTGGCTCGGCGTACATCAAAATACAAACAGAATCCGCAGAGCCCCTGCCCACGCGCCCACGCAATTGATGAATCTGAGCGTAACCAAAACGCTCAGCATGCTCAATAACCATCAGCGCGGCATTAGGGACATCAACACCAACCTCAATAACCGTAGTGGCAACTAAGAGTTGAATCTCATTCGCTTTGAAAGCAGCCATTACCGCCGCCTTTTCATCAGCCTTTAATCTACCGTGCACTAAACCCACTGTAAAACCAGGTAGGGCTTGTGTAAGCTGCTCAAAACTTTCTTCTGCCGTTTGAAGTTGCAGCACTTCAGACTCTTCAATTAAGGGGCAAACCCAATATGCCTGCAATCCCTTAGATAGCCAGCTTTGTAAACCCCCAATGACTTCATCGCGGCGACTCGCTTTCACTACTTTAGTTGCAATTGGCTTGCGGCCAGGAGGCAATTCATCGATTACTGAAACATCCAAGTCGGCGTAATAAGTCATCGCCAAGGTACGTGGAATAGGCGTAGCTGACATCATCAACTGGTGACAATAAAATAATTCAGATCCAACACGTTGCTGAATTTCCAAACGCTGCCTCACCCCAAAGCGATGCTGCTCATCAATAACCGCTAGACCCAATTTTGCAAACCTGACGTTCTCCTGAATTAAGGCATGCGTACCAACAATTAATTGCGCCTGCCCATTCTCAATCATCTCTTGTGCAAGTCTTTTTTCTTTAGCCTTCAAACTTCCTGATAACCAGGCAATTTGAACTCCTAGAGGCTCGAACCATTCCTTCATTTTGAGGTAATGCTGTTCTGCCAAGATTTCAGTAGGGGCCATGATGGCAGCTTGATAGCCTTGGTCCATCACCCTGGCGGCAGCCAAGGCGGCCACCACTGTCTTACCACTACCGACATCGCCCTGAAGCAGGCGATTCATGGGAAAAGACTTGGAAAGATCATTGCTAATTTCCGACCAAACACGCTCTTGTACGTTTGTTAATTTAAACGGCAAAACTTTTAGCAGCCCCTCTTCAAAACTTTGCTTCTTTTCTTTTTCTTCTTTTGTAAAACTTGGAGCATGTCGCTCACGACGAATCGCATGCGCGCGTTTCAAAGAAATTTGTTGGGCCAACAGTTCTTCAAATTGCACTCGACGCCATGCCAGGTGAGTACGTTCTAGTAATGATTGAGTATTTACGTCTGCTGGCGGTTGATGCAAATAAGTAATTGCTGCCTGTAAATTTGGCCAATCATTGCTAGGCAACAACTCTGCCATCAGTTTTTTAGGCAAAAATTCCGCCAAGCTATCTTGCAGACTTGGGTCTCGCAAGGCTTGCGTAACCGCTTTACGAATAATGGTTTGCGAGACTCCGACACTCGCTGGATAGACTGGAGTCAAACTAGCGGGTAATGGAGCATCTGGCGCTACCGCTCGAACCGTAGGATGAACCATTTCTGGACCCTGAAAACCCTCTCGCACATCTCCGCGTACCCGCACATGGACGCCGACCGCCATTTGCTTTTGTTGGCTCGGATAAAAATTCAGAAAGCGTAGATTTAAGGTTTCTGTCTCATCTTCGATAGTGACGACCATTTGTCGCCTGGGCCGAAATAAGACCTGATTACGGATAACCACACCTTGAGTCTGCGCTGAGGCAAACCTACCCCGGGCAATAGCCTCCTCGATGGTAAGAAGCTCAGTCTCATCCTCATAGCGAGAAGGTAAATGCAAAGCAAGGGCCATTGGGCTGTCTAAACCCATCTTTTGGAGTGTGCCTGGCGCTTGTTTAGTAGTCATCGTTAAAATCTAATACCTGATGATGGTAATGCTATGCAACTCTCCGGCTTCAATTACGAACTCCCGCCCGATCTAATCGCCCAACATCCTTTGGCGAATAGGACTGATAGCCGCCTCTTAGAGGTCAAGGCTGACAGGGAAAAACACGTCCAATTGGTAGATCGACAGTTTAAGGACATTCTTAGCCTTGTGAAGCCTGGGGATTTATTAGTCTTCAACGACACTAAGGTAATTCCGGCGCGCTTACACGGCAAAAAAAAAACTGGCGGGGTTGTTGAGCTTCTCATTGAGCGGATTAGCGGCGAAAAGCAGGCTTGGGTTCAAATTCGAGCCTCAAAGGTTCCCAAAACCGGAATGATTGTCCATATTCATAACCAAGCAGGCGAAACCTTCCCCGTTGAGATGATTGGTTATGACGGGCGCTTTTATGAGGTCCGCTTTCCGGAAAATGCTTTTTCATTATTAGAGCGCTTTGGCGAACTCCCTCTACCCCCCTATATCGAGCATCAGCCTGACGGCGAAGATGCACAGCGCTATCAAACAGTCGTTGCTAAAAATCCAGGAGCAGTGGCAGCCCCAACAGCAGGCCTGCATTTTGATGAAGCGATCCTGCAAAAGCTAAAAGAGTTGGGCGTAAACCAAGCAACGGTCACATTGCATGTAGGTGCTGGAACATTTACCCCTGTACGAGAAGAAGATCTCTCAAAACATAAGATGCACTACGAGTGGTACTCCATTCCTGAGCAAACTTTGCAGACCATCGAAGCTACCAAAAAAAATGGTGGAAGAGTGATTGCCGTTGGTACCACCAGCCTACGCGCCCTAGAGAGCCAGGCAGCTAGCGGGCAAAGTAGTGGTGAGACCAATCTGTTTATTACCCCAGGCTATCAATTTAAAACCGTGAATTGTTTGTTAACAAACTTTCATCTGCCAAAATCTACCCTGTTAATGCTGGTTAGCGCTTTTGCAGGGATGGATAATATTCGTACCGCCTATCAACATGCCATTCATCAGAAGTATCGTTTCTTTAGTTATGGAGATGCGATGTTTCTTTGCCGACTCGAGAATACAAAGTTATGACCAAACCTGTTCACTTCAATATTTTGGCACGTGACTCCCAAAGTCCAGCCCGCCTTGGTCAACTTGATCTTCCACACGGCAGTGTGCA
Above is a window of Polynucleobacter necessarius DNA encoding:
- the ubiA gene encoding 4-hydroxybenzoate octaprenyltransferase, with the translated sequence MNLQERLISYEYLIRLDKPIGTLLLLWPTLWALWLASSGVPDLSILAIFVAGTFLMRSAGCAMNDYADRDFDRHVKRTQGRPVTSGKISGKEAVAVASALALIAFLLIQPLNPFTKQLSVLALLVAFVYPFTKRFFAMPQAILGIAFGFGIPMAYAAILDFIPLEAWFLFIGNIFWAIAYDTAYAMVDRDDDLRLGLRTSAITFGEFDVIAIAISYGMHFLSQLWVAQLANLSNYFLVGWFAALACAIYHLKLVSTRNREDCFKAFRHNNWLGGFLFLGIVLGLSLN
- the recG gene encoding ATP-dependent DNA helicase RecG, whose translation is MTTKQAPGTLQKMGLDSPMALALHLPSRYEDETELLTIEEAIARGRFASAQTQGVVIRNQVLFRPRRQMVVTIEDETETLNLRFLNFYPSQQKQMAVGVHVRVRGDVREGFQGPEMVHPTVRAVAPDAPLPASLTPVYPASVGVSQTIIRKAVTQALRDPSLQDSLAEFLPKKLMAELLPSNDWPNLQAAITYLHQPPADVNTQSLLERTHLAWRRVQFEELLAQQISLKRAHAIRRERHAPSFTKEEKEKKQSFEEGLLKVLPFKLTNVQERVWSEISNDLSKSFPMNRLLQGDVGSGKTVVAALAAARVMDQGYQAAIMAPTEILAEQHYLKMKEWFEPLGVQIAWLSGSLKAKEKRLAQEMIENGQAQLIVGTHALIQENVRFAKLGLAVIDEQHRFGVRQRLEIQQRVGSELFYCHQLMMSATPIPRTLAMTYYADLDVSVIDELPPGRKPIATKVVKASRRDEVIGGLQSWLSKGLQAYWVCPLIEESEVLQLQTAEESFEQLTQALPGFTVGLVHGRLKADEKAAVMAAFKANEIQLLVATTVIEVGVDVPNAALMVIEHAERFGYAQIHQLRGRVGRGSADSVCILMYAEPLSMAAKERLQTLRETSDGFVIAERDLSLRGSGELLGAKQSGDAMLRFVDLQRDAWLIELAQQAADRLLLDHGDLVERHLEHWLGSRAEFLKA
- the queA gene encoding tRNA preQ1(34) S-adenosylmethionine ribosyltransferase-isomerase QueA, translated to MQLSGFNYELPPDLIAQHPLANRTDSRLLEVKADREKHVQLVDRQFKDILSLVKPGDLLVFNDTKVIPARLHGKKKTGGVVELLIERISGEKQAWVQIRASKVPKTGMIVHIHNQAGETFPVEMIGYDGRFYEVRFPENAFSLLERFGELPLPPYIEHQPDGEDAQRYQTVVAKNPGAVAAPTAGLHFDEAILQKLKELGVNQATVTLHVGAGTFTPVREEDLSKHKMHYEWYSIPEQTLQTIEATKKNGGRVIAVGTTSLRALESQAASGQSSGETNLFITPGYQFKTVNCLLTNFHLPKSTLLMLVSAFAGMDNIRTAYQHAIHQKYRFFSYGDAMFLCRLENTKL